CCAAAAGCCGGTGCGGCAAGTCTGGAGGTGGCACAGTAATGGGTAAAGTGCAGATCACAATTGACGGCAGAACATATCAGGTTTCCGCGGGAGAAAATCTGCTCAAAGCAGCGCTTGCCTTAGGCGTTGACATTCCCCATCTGTGCTATGATCCACGGGTTGAGCCATTCGGAGCCTGCCGCCTCTGCTTTGTGGAGGCAGACGGTCGCTTAATTCCATCCTGCTCCCTGACTGTACGAGAGGGAATGGAGATTGTTACCGACAGCGAGTCTGTTCGGGAACTCCAAAAAATTGCTCTGGAATTGATTATGGCAGAGCACTGCGGCGACTGTCTAGCGCCGTGCCAGATCGCCTGCCCCGCCGGAGTTGATATTCAAGGCTTTATTGCTCATCTTAACAACAACGATTTTATCAGCGCAGCTCAGTTGATTCGCGAGCGGATGCCCCTGCCATCGGTGTGCGGCCGGGTTTGTCCCCGCTTCTGCGAAGATGCCTGCCGCCGCAATCTAGTGGACGAACCAGTGGATATCTGCGGTTTGAAGCGGACTGCCGGTGATGCCTGGCTCGAACAGCTCGGTGACCAGGGTCCGGAAGCTGCCCCCGATACCGGATATACGGTAGCTGTAGTGGGCGGTGGTCCTGCCGGCTTGACTGCAGCCTACTACCTGGCTTTAGCAGGCCATCAGGTAACGCTGATCGATGCGGGACCAAAACTTGGCGGCATGCTCCGCTACGGCATTCCAGATTACCGCCTGCCCCAGGACTTGCTGGATCGGGAGATCAGTGTCATCACCAGCTTGTGCAAAGAAGTCATTATCGGCAAAGAATTGGGGCGAGATTTTACCCTCGATCAGCTTAAACAAGATTATGATGCGGTCTTCTTAGGCATCGGCTGCCAGGAAGCGACCCTTCCCGGCTATGAAAACCAGGATCTGCCCGGAATTTACAGTGGGATAGAATTCCTGCGGGATGTAACTTTGGGCAAGCCCGTACCCTTGGGCCGAAGGGTAGCAGTGGTTGGGGGCGGCAATACCGCCATGGACGCTGCCCGCACTGCGGTAAGGCTGGGCGCGAAAGAAGTCACTGTAATTTATCGGCGCTCACGAGAAGAAATGCCCGCCGAGCCCATTGAAGTTGAAGAGGCCCTGGAAGAGGGAGTTCGCTTTCTGTTTTTGACCAATCCGACAGGATTTATTGGAGAGGGAAAAGTGGAAGCTCTGGAGCTTGTCAAGATGGAGCTTGGTCCCGCTGATGCCTCTGGTCGGAGATGTCCAGTTGAAGTTCCCGACAGTGATTATGTGCTGCCCATCGATACGGTTATTCTGG
The DNA window shown above is from Bacillota bacterium and carries:
- a CDS encoding FAD-dependent oxidoreductase, encoding MGKVQITIDGRTYQVSAGENLLKAALALGVDIPHLCYDPRVEPFGACRLCFVEADGRLIPSCSLTVREGMEIVTDSESVRELQKIALELIMAEHCGDCLAPCQIACPAGVDIQGFIAHLNNNDFISAAQLIRERMPLPSVCGRVCPRFCEDACRRNLVDEPVDICGLKRTAGDAWLEQLGDQGPEAAPDTGYTVAVVGGGPAGLTAAYYLALAGHQVTLIDAGPKLGGMLRYGIPDYRLPQDLLDREISVITSLCKEVIIGKELGRDFTLDQLKQDYDAVFLGIGCQEATLPGYENQDLPGIYSGIEFLRDVTLGKPVPLGRRVAVVGGGNTAMDAARTAVRLGAKEVTVIYRRSREEMPAEPIEVEEALEEGVRFLFLTNPTGFIGEGKVEALELVKMELGPADASGRRCPVEVPDSDYVLPIDTVILALGQKVDQELAAQLDVEKTKWGTFTEEPAQGIFAAGDCVTGAATVVEAIGAARMTALKIDAYLTGKPLDQEVKFAVSRGELEDLDPEEFASKPKLPRHAPEHLSAAERISNFAEYCLGYTLEQAREEAKRCLSCGCLDVADCELRLLADRFQIDHNQFAQTPKRYELDQSHPHIHLDQNKCILCGRCVSACRDLAGYSVLGFVDRGYETTVEPSLELPLIEVCASCGLCTTVCPTGAITLNYPWVERGPWENDRIVETTCLQCGLG